One part of the Malus sylvestris chromosome 2, drMalSylv7.2, whole genome shotgun sequence genome encodes these proteins:
- the LOC126592866 gene encoding bax inhibitor 1-like, which translates to MLARRREYLYLGGLLSSGLSMLIWLHFASSVFGGFASLFKFELYFGLVAVFVRILVIMLKNSVEKNENKKKRKD; encoded by the exons ATGTTGGCAAGGCGCCGGGAATACCTTTACCTGGGGGGTTTGCTTTCTTCTGGCCTTTCTATGCTAATTTGGttacactttgcttcttctGTCTTTGGGGGTTTTGCATCTCTTTTCAAGTTTGAG CTGTATTTCGGTCTTGTTGCTGTGTTTGTCCGTATACTGGTTATCATG TTGAAGAACTCGGTCGAGAAGAATGAgaataagaagaaaagaaaggattgA
- the LOC126592846 gene encoding uncharacterized protein LOC126592846, with the protein MLLRSSSTPVLNSLLPHSKDSTFSDQQPEIVPQISRTRSVILSASSRSPFLLSPISDSTRRLTRAVSADDLRDFSVASPRRKAFSNPLNGFEERGEEEEEIEMEMGFAASGFGGTASWGLAEFERCEAGLRQNRGLLSVLDGSGVGGGGGKICGGNGGGSGGSDEGDGGSNGFWESNQGGASTDSYYQKMIDANPGNPMLLSNYARFLKDFRGDFEKAEEYCGRAILASPNDGNVLSMFADLVWQIHKDAPRAQSYFDQAVQAAPDDSYVLASYAKFLWDSEEEEEDEEEDEEENLKEGANNRASATNLFHGVPPVPPPLAAAA; encoded by the exons ATGCTTCTACGGAGCTCATCGACGCCGGTGCTCAATTCATTGCTGCCGCACTCCAAAGACTCGACATTTTCCGATCAGCAACCGGAAATAGTCCCGCAAATTTCGAGAACTCGCTCCGTTATCCTCTCGGCGTCGTCGCGGTCGCCCTTTTTGCTGTCGCCGATCAGCGACTCGACGAGGAGGTTGACCCGGGCGGTCTCCGCGGACGATCTCAGAGATTTCTCAGTTGCGTCGCCGAGAAGAAAGGCCTTTAGCAACCCGTTAAATGGGTttgaggagagaggagaggaggaagaggagataGAGATGGAGATGGGCTTTGCTGCTTCTGGGTTTGGCGGAACGGCGTCGTGGGGATTGGCGGAGTTTGAGCGGTGTGAGGCGGGGTTGAGGCAGAACAGGGGGTTGCTGAGCGTTTTGGATGGGAGTGGCGTTGGTGGAGGAGGCGGCAAGATCTGCGGTGGTAATGGCGGAGGGAGTGGTGGATCGGACGAAGGAGATGGTGGGAGCAATGGGTTTTGGGAATCGAATCAAGGCGGTGCCAGCACTGATTCGTACTACCAGAAAATGATCGACGCTAATCCTGGAAATCCCATGCTCCTTAGCAATTATGCTCGATTTTTGAAAGAC TTTCGAGGGGATTTCGAAAAAGCCGAAGAATACTGCGGGAGAGCAATTCTGGCGAGCCCGAACGACGGAAATGTTCTGTCAATGTTTGCGGATTTGGTATGGCAGATTCATAAGGATGCTCCCAGAGCTCAGTCTTACTTTGATCAAGCTGTTCAAGCTGCCCCTGATGATAG TTATGTTCTAGCATCATATGCGAAATTCCTCTGGGAttcggaggaggaggaggaagacgaaGAGGAAGACGAGGAGGAGAATCTGAAAGAAGGGGCGAATAACAGAGCTTCGGCAACCAATTTGTTTCATGGAGTTCCTCCCGTACCACCTCCATTAGCTGCTGCTGCATAG
- the LOC126592837 gene encoding equilibrative nucleotide transporter 8-like: MEGGVKGVEYQAQPRDAYKIAYIIHFLLGAGNLLPWNAFITAVDYFGHLYPTKHVEKVFSVAYMSSSVLVLLVMMTWSGWWEKMSPRLRLSLGFSLFILSLMVAPITDWLSGSSAFSSGRANAGYGVTVASVVVCGLADGLVGGSLMGSAGKLPKKYMQAVFAGTASSGVIISLLRISTKAMLPQTPKGLQTSAHLYFIVSTIFLLCCLLACNLLYRLTVMQEHCRLAQDEPYCARPKFWEVARKVPLPAFGIFVTYTVTLSIFPGFIAEDLESKLFGDWYPILLITVYNVADLVGKSLTAVYLLKSIKRATLACIARLLFYPIFTACLHGPPWLKTEIPMGVLTFMLGLTNGYLTSVLMMTVPKTVLASEAELSAIVMVVFLGVGLVSGSVLGWFWIL; this comes from the exons ATGGAAGGTGGAGTAAAGGGTGTTGAATATCAAGCCCAGCCAAGAGATGCTTACAAGATTGCTTACATTATTCATTTCTTGCTGGGAGCAGGCAATTTGCTTCCTTGGAATGCATTCATCACCGCCGTTGATTATTTCGGGCATCTCTATCCCACCAAGCATGTCGAGAAGGTATTCTCTGTCGCTTACATGAGTTCTTCGGTACTCGTATTGcttgtgatgatgacatggagTGGCTGGTGGGAGAAGATGAGTCCTAGGCTGAGACTCAGCTTGGGATTTTCTCTGTTTATTCTCTCGTTAATGGTGGCTCCAATTACGGACTGGCTTTCGGGCAGCTCTGCGTTTAGCAGTGGGAGAGCTAATGCAGGTTATGGCGTGACAGTTGCATCAGTTGTAGTGTGTGGCTTAGCTGATGGCTTGGTAGGAGGAAGCTTGATGGGATCCGCCGGAAAGCTTCCGAAAAAATACATGCAAGCTGTTTTTGCAGGAACCGCTTCTTCAG GTGTGATAATTTCTCTGCTGAGGATTTCAACCAAGGCGATGCTTCCACAAACCCCGAAAGGACTACAAACAAGCGCGCACTTGTACTTCATCGTCAGCACCATATTCCTCCTGTGCTGCTTGCTCGCCTGCAACTTGTTATACAGGTTGACAGTCATGCAGGAACACTGCAGGCTTGCTCAAGACGAACCTTATTGCGCAAGACCAAAATTTTGGGAAGTGGCGCGAAAAGTCCCCTTGCCAGCTTTTGGGATTTTCGTAACCTATACAGTGACTCTGTCGATTTTTCCAGGATTTATTGCCGAAGATCTCGAATCCAAGCTTTTTGGAGATTGGTATCCTATTTTGCTGATCACGGTGTACAATGTTGCAGATTTAGTGGGAAAATCATTGACTGCAGTATATCTTCTAAAGAGCATTAAAAGGGCAACTTTGGCTTGCATTGCAAGGCTCCTATTTTATCCAATCTTCACTGCTTGCCTCCATGGACCGCCATGGCTGAAAACTGAAATTCCAATGGGGGTTCTCACATTTATGCTTGGATTGACCAATGGGTATCTGACAAGTGTTCTCATGATGACTGTTCCGAAAACTGTGCTGGCTTCTGAAGCGGAGCTATCTGCCATTGTCATGGTGGTGTTCCTTGGAGTTGGCTTGGTTAGCGGCTCGGTTCTCGGGTGGTTCTGGATTTTATGA